The Pseudomonas azotoformans genome has a segment encoding these proteins:
- a CDS encoding imelysin family protein: MIRMPLATASLLAIAISLAGCGEGKDKAAAPQAPTPAASTTAPAAATPAGQVDEAAAKAVVAHYADMVFAVYSDAESTAKTLQTAIDAFLAKPNDETLKAARTAWIAARVPYLQSEVFRFGNTIIDDWEGQVNAWPLDEGLIDYVDKSYEHALGNPGATANIIANNEIQVGEDKVDVKDITPEKLASLNELGGSEANVATGYHAIEFLLWGQDLNGTGPGAGNRPASDYLTGDGATGGHNERRRAYLSAVTQLLVSDLEEMVGNWKPNVEDNYRATLEAEPATDGLRKMLFGMGSLSLGELAGERMKVSLEANSPEDEQDCFSDNTHNSHFYDAKGIRNVYLGEYTRVDGTKMTGASLSSLVAKADPAADTALKADLAATEAKIQVMVDHANKGEHYDQLIAAGNDAGNQIVRDAIAALVKQTGSIEAAAGKLGISDLNPDNADHEF; encoded by the coding sequence ATGATTCGTATGCCCCTGGCCACCGCCAGTCTGCTGGCCATTGCCATTTCTCTCGCCGGTTGCGGCGAAGGTAAAGACAAGGCCGCCGCGCCTCAGGCGCCGACCCCGGCTGCCAGCACTACCGCTCCAGCGGCTGCCACCCCTGCCGGCCAGGTCGACGAAGCCGCTGCCAAGGCCGTGGTCGCGCATTACGCAGACATGGTGTTCGCGGTCTACAGCGATGCCGAGTCCACCGCGAAAACCCTGCAAACCGCTATCGACGCGTTCCTCGCCAAGCCGAACGACGAAACCCTGAAAGCCGCGCGCACCGCCTGGATCGCCGCCCGCGTTCCTTACCTGCAAAGTGAAGTGTTCCGCTTCGGCAACACCATCATCGACGACTGGGAAGGCCAGGTGAACGCATGGCCGCTGGACGAAGGCCTGATCGACTATGTCGACAAGTCCTACGAACACGCCCTGGGTAACCCAGGCGCCACTGCCAACATCATCGCCAACAACGAAATCCAGGTCGGCGAAGACAAGGTCGACGTGAAGGACATCACCCCGGAAAAACTCGCCAGCCTCAACGAGCTGGGCGGTTCCGAGGCCAACGTCGCCACCGGCTACCACGCCATCGAATTCCTGCTCTGGGGCCAAGACCTGAACGGCACCGGCCCAGGCGCCGGCAACCGTCCTGCGTCGGACTACCTGACCGGCGACGGCGCCACTGGCGGCCACAACGAGCGTCGCCGCGCCTACCTGAGCGCTGTGACCCAACTGCTGGTCAGCGACCTGGAAGAAATGGTCGGCAACTGGAAACCCAACGTCGAAGACAACTACCGCGCCACCTTGGAAGCAGAACCTGCCACCGACGGCCTGCGCAAAATGCTGTTCGGCATGGGCAGCCTGTCCCTGGGCGAACTGGCCGGTGAGCGCATGAAGGTTTCCCTGGAAGCCAACTCGCCGGAAGACGAGCAGGACTGCTTCAGCGACAACACTCACAACTCGCACTTCTACGACGCCAAGGGCATCCGCAACGTCTACCTGGGCGAGTACACCCGCGTGGACGGCACCAAAATGACCGGCGCCAGCTTGTCGTCCCTGGTGGCCAAGGCCGACCCGGCAGCCGACACCGCACTGAAAGCGGACCTGGCGGCTACCGAAGCGAAGATCCAGGTCATGGTTGACCACGCCAACAAGGGTGAGCACTACGACCAACTGATCGCGGCCGGTAACGATGCGGGCAACCAGATCGTCCGTGACGCCATCGCCGCCCTGGTCAAGCAGACCGGTTCGATCGAAGCGGCGGCGGGCAAGCTGGGTATCAGCGACCTGAACCCGGATAACGCTGATCACGAGTTCTGA
- a CDS encoding AraC family transcriptional regulator, with protein MSERTTSASWAMGIVKALEMDGLDCRALFKQLGLDYAALSDPDARFPQDSMTRLWQRAVELSGNPAIGLNMGKVVRPASFHVAGYALMSSNTLAEGFMRLVRYQRIIAESADLSFRLIPEGYALILTVHGDHLPPTRQSAEASLASALALCGWLTGRTLQPRKVVLQGEQPADLAPYKQAFHAPLEFNAPYDALIFERADMDAPLPTANEAMALLHDRFAGEYLARFSESRVTHKARQVLCRLLPQGEPKREVVAQTLHLSQRTLQRRLQEEGTSFQTLLDDTRRELAEQYLAQPSMTLLEIAYLLGFADPSNFFRAFRRWFDVTPGEYRARLLDASSVSGAKTPEYTEQRP; from the coding sequence ATGAGCGAACGAACAACTTCTGCAAGCTGGGCGATGGGGATAGTCAAGGCATTGGAAATGGACGGCCTGGATTGCCGCGCCTTGTTCAAGCAGCTCGGCCTCGACTACGCCGCGCTGAGCGATCCCGATGCGCGGTTTCCGCAGGACTCCATGACCCGCCTGTGGCAGCGCGCGGTGGAGCTGTCGGGTAACCCGGCGATCGGCCTGAACATGGGCAAAGTGGTGCGCCCGGCGTCATTTCATGTGGCCGGTTATGCATTGATGTCCAGTAACACCCTGGCCGAAGGTTTTATGCGGCTGGTGCGCTACCAGCGGATCATCGCTGAAAGTGCCGACCTGAGTTTCCGACTGATCCCCGAAGGTTATGCGCTGATTCTGACGGTACACGGTGACCACCTGCCGCCTACCCGGCAAAGCGCCGAAGCCTCGCTGGCCAGTGCCTTGGCCCTGTGCGGCTGGCTGACCGGCCGCACGCTGCAGCCGCGCAAGGTGGTGCTGCAAGGTGAGCAACCGGCGGACCTGGCCCCGTACAAACAAGCCTTCCATGCGCCGCTGGAGTTCAATGCACCCTACGACGCGCTGATTTTCGAGCGGGCCGACATGGACGCGCCGCTGCCCACGGCCAACGAGGCCATGGCCTTGCTGCATGACCGCTTTGCCGGTGAATACCTGGCGCGCTTCTCGGAAAGCCGCGTGACCCACAAGGCGCGGCAGGTGTTGTGCCGCCTGTTGCCCCAGGGCGAGCCCAAGCGTGAAGTGGTGGCCCAGACGTTGCACTTGTCCCAGCGCACCTTGCAGCGGCGCTTGCAGGAGGAGGGCACCAGCTTTCAGACCCTGCTCGATGACACCCGCCGTGAACTGGCCGAGCAATACCTGGCGCAACCCAGCATGACCCTGCTGGAAATTGCCTACCTGTTGGGCTTTGCCGACCCGAGCAACTTCTTCCGCGCGTTTCGTCGCTGGTTCGATGTCACGCCCGGCGAATACCGGGCGCGGTTGTTGGACGCGTCGAGCGTCAGTGGCGCCAAAACGCCGGAATACACAGAACAAAGACCGTAA
- a CDS encoding DUF962 domain-containing protein — translation MENVKRFNSFAEFYPYYLSEHANSTCRRLHFIGTTLVIGILAYAIGRGSLGLLIALPIAGYSFAWIGHFFFEKNRPATFQHPFYSLLGDFVMYRDMILGKVPF, via the coding sequence GTGGAAAACGTCAAGCGATTCAATAGCTTTGCTGAGTTTTATCCGTATTACCTGAGCGAACACGCCAACAGCACCTGCCGGCGCCTGCACTTTATCGGCACCACGCTGGTCATCGGCATTTTGGCGTATGCCATCGGCAGAGGGTCGCTGGGCTTGCTGATCGCTTTGCCCATTGCCGGTTACAGCTTTGCCTGGATCGGCCATTTCTTCTTCGAAAAGAACCGTCCGGCGACGTTTCAGCACCCGTTCTACAGCCTCTTGGGGGATTTTGTGATGTACCGCGACATGATCCTCGGCAAGGTGCCGTTCTAA
- a CDS encoding MFS transporter: MPDTQRPMAVTLQVVSIVLFTFIGYLNIGIPLAVLPGYVHSELGYGAVVAGLVISVQYLATLLSRPYAGKIIDNLGSKRAVLIGLAGCGLSGVFMLLAAWFSSLPALSLGSLLIGRLVLGSAESLVGSGAIGWGIGRVGAQNTAKVISWNGIASYGALAVGAPLGVLLVRNFGLWSMGVSIILLAIVGLLLAWNKVAAPIVAGVRLPFMNVLGRVLPHGCALALGSIGFGTIATFITLYYTTQHWDNAVWALSLFGASFIGARLLFGNLINRIGGFRVAIACLSVEILGLLLLWLAPDANLALAGAALSGFGFSLVFPALGVEAVNLVPASSRGSAVGAYSLFIDLSLGITGPLAGAVAAGFGFASIFLFAALAALGGLLLSLYLYRQAPKAREARDD; the protein is encoded by the coding sequence ATGCCCGATACCCAGCGCCCCATGGCGGTCACGCTGCAAGTTGTTTCCATCGTGTTGTTCACCTTCATTGGCTACCTGAATATCGGCATTCCCTTGGCCGTGTTGCCGGGCTATGTCCACAGTGAGCTGGGTTACGGCGCGGTGGTTGCCGGCCTGGTGATCAGCGTGCAATACCTGGCTACCCTGCTCAGCCGCCCGTATGCGGGCAAAATCATCGACAACCTGGGCAGCAAGCGCGCCGTGCTGATCGGCCTGGCTGGCTGCGGCCTGAGCGGTGTGTTCATGCTGCTTGCGGCGTGGTTTTCCAGCCTGCCGGCCTTGAGCCTGGGCAGCCTGTTGATTGGCCGCCTGGTCCTTGGCAGCGCGGAAAGCCTGGTAGGTTCGGGCGCGATCGGCTGGGGCATCGGACGGGTCGGTGCGCAGAACACCGCCAAGGTGATTTCCTGGAACGGCATCGCCAGCTACGGCGCGCTGGCCGTCGGCGCGCCACTGGGCGTGTTGCTGGTAAGAAATTTCGGGCTGTGGAGCATGGGCGTCAGCATTATCTTGCTGGCCATCGTCGGCCTGCTGCTGGCCTGGAACAAAGTCGCTGCACCAATCGTTGCCGGCGTGCGCCTGCCCTTCATGAATGTGCTGGGCCGCGTATTGCCCCATGGCTGTGCCTTGGCGCTGGGTTCCATCGGCTTTGGCACCATCGCCACCTTCATCACCTTGTATTACACCACCCAGCACTGGGATAACGCGGTGTGGGCCCTGAGCCTGTTCGGCGCCAGCTTTATCGGCGCACGGTTGTTGTTCGGCAACCTGATCAACCGGATCGGCGGCTTTCGCGTGGCAATTGCCTGCTTGTCGGTGGAGATCCTCGGTTTGCTGTTGCTGTGGCTGGCGCCGGACGCCAACCTGGCCCTGGCTGGCGCGGCGTTGAGCGGCTTTGGCTTTTCCCTGGTGTTCCCGGCGCTCGGGGTGGAGGCCGTCAACCTGGTGCCAGCATCCAGCCGCGGCTCGGCGGTGGGCGCCTACTCACTGTTTATCGACCTGTCGCTGGGCATCACCGGACCGCTCGCCGGGGCCGTGGCAGCCGGCTTCGGCTTTGCGTCGATCTTCCTCTTCGCCGCCCTTGCAGCCCTGGGTGGTTTGCTGCTGAGCCTGTACCTGTACCGTCAGGCACCCAAGGCCCGCGAGGCGCGTGACGACTAA
- the arfB gene encoding alternative ribosome rescue aminoacyl-tRNA hydrolase ArfB gives MLVISNNVQLPDAEIELTAIRAQGAGGQNVNKVSSAVHLRFDIPASSLPEFYKERLLALRDSRITSEGVLVLKAQQYRTQEQNRADALERLVELILSATKVEKKRRPTKPTLGSKKRRLESKTKRGSIKAGRGKVDF, from the coding sequence ATGCTGGTGATTTCCAACAATGTGCAGCTGCCCGACGCCGAGATCGAGCTGACCGCCATTCGTGCCCAGGGCGCTGGTGGACAGAACGTCAACAAGGTGTCGAGTGCCGTGCACCTGCGATTTGACATCCCCGCGTCGTCGCTGCCGGAGTTCTACAAGGAGCGCTTGCTGGCGCTGCGCGACAGCCGCATCACCAGTGAAGGCGTGCTGGTGCTCAAGGCCCAGCAATACCGGACCCAGGAGCAGAACCGCGCGGATGCGTTGGAGCGTCTGGTGGAGTTGATTCTCAGCGCTACCAAGGTGGAGAAGAAACGCCGCCCGACCAAGCCGACCCTGGGCTCGAAAAAGCGCCGTCTCGAATCCAAGACCAAGCGCGGCAGCATCAAGGCCGGGCGCGGCAAGGTCGACTTTTAG
- a CDS encoding pentapeptide repeat-containing protein, protein MQHTDIDGGALQRDELEDLVDQHGGPLRLIGVDLSGADLSRMALDHWVFERCILVQTSFLGSRLEGTQWKSCRASLAIFEAANLLEAHFHSCDLNNTRWQRSKLSQASFEHCKLTGANFTHCASLGLSFSETRLNSAFLSGLSFARTVLNNLDFSDSDLSDADFRKAELIDCSLAHARINGANFAGADLRGADLSGFRLNDAKLFKGAVISKAQASMLLSELGLSVA, encoded by the coding sequence ATGCAACACACCGACATCGACGGCGGCGCCTTGCAGCGCGATGAACTGGAAGACCTGGTCGACCAGCATGGTGGCCCCTTGCGCCTGATCGGAGTGGATTTGAGCGGCGCTGATCTGTCGCGCATGGCCTTGGATCACTGGGTGTTCGAACGCTGCATCCTGGTCCAGACCTCCTTTCTCGGTTCGCGCCTGGAAGGCACCCAGTGGAAAAGCTGCCGCGCCAGTCTCGCCATTTTCGAAGCGGCGAACCTGTTGGAAGCGCACTTCCATAGCTGCGATCTGAACAACACCCGCTGGCAGCGCAGCAAGCTGTCCCAGGCGAGCTTTGAGCACTGTAAGTTGACCGGCGCCAATTTCACCCATTGCGCCTCGCTGGGCTTGAGCTTCAGCGAAACGCGGTTGAACAGCGCCTTCTTGTCCGGGCTGTCGTTTGCCCGCACCGTGCTGAATAACCTGGATTTCTCCGACAGCGATTTGTCGGATGCCGACTTTCGCAAGGCCGAACTGATCGATTGCAGCCTGGCCCACGCTCGTATCAACGGCGCCAATTTTGCTGGCGCCGACTTGCGGGGGGCGGATTTAAGCGGGTTTCGCCTGAATGATGCCAAACTGTTCAAAGGCGCCGTGATTTCCAAAGCCCAGGCGTCGATGTTGTTGTCCGAGTTGGGCTTGTCCGTTGCTTAA
- a CDS encoding amino acid permease, translated as MSVPPSSSGELKRGLKNRHIQLIALGGAIGTGLFLGSAGVLKSAGPSMILGYAICGFIAFMIMRQLGEMIVEEPVAGSFSHFAHKYWGGFAGFLSGWNCWILYILVGMSELTAVGKYVHYWWPEIPTWVSAAAFFVLINLINLANVKVFGEAEFWFAIIKVVAIVGMIALGSYLLVSGSGGPQASVTNLWEHGGFFPHGVGGLVMAMAIIMFSFGGLEMLGFTAAEADQPRTVIPKAINQVIYRILIFYIGALVVLLSLTPWDSLLTTLNASGDAYSGSPFVQVFSMLGSNTAAHILNFVVLTAALSVYNSGTYCNSRMLLGMAEQGDAPKALAKIDKRGVPVRSILASAAITLVAVLMNYLIPQHALELLMSLVVATLVINWAMISFSHFKFRQHMNRTGQVPLFKALWYPYGNYVCLAFVVFILVIMLMIPGIQVSVYAIPVWVAFMAVCYWVKNKRSARAAMGTTGTVLE; from the coding sequence ATGAGTGTTCCCCCTTCCTCTTCAGGCGAGCTGAAACGCGGCCTGAAAAACCGGCATATCCAGTTGATCGCCCTGGGTGGCGCCATCGGCACCGGCCTGTTCCTCGGCTCGGCCGGGGTGCTCAAATCCGCCGGCCCGTCGATGATCCTGGGCTATGCCATCTGCGGCTTCATTGCCTTCATGATCATGCGCCAACTCGGTGAAATGATCGTCGAAGAGCCGGTCGCCGGTTCCTTCAGCCACTTTGCCCACAAGTACTGGGGCGGTTTCGCCGGGTTCCTGTCGGGCTGGAACTGCTGGATCCTGTACATCCTCGTGGGCATGTCGGAGCTGACGGCGGTCGGCAAATATGTGCACTACTGGTGGCCGGAGATCCCGACCTGGGTCTCGGCCGCCGCCTTCTTTGTGCTGATCAACCTGATCAACCTGGCCAACGTCAAAGTCTTCGGTGAAGCCGAGTTCTGGTTTGCCATTATCAAGGTGGTGGCCATCGTCGGCATGATCGCCCTGGGCAGCTATTTGCTGGTCAGCGGCAGCGGCGGGCCACAGGCCTCGGTGACCAACCTGTGGGAGCACGGCGGTTTCTTCCCCCATGGCGTCGGCGGGTTGGTGATGGCCATGGCAATCATCATGTTCTCCTTCGGCGGCCTGGAAATGCTCGGCTTCACCGCCGCTGAAGCGGACCAGCCACGCACCGTGATCCCGAAAGCGATCAACCAGGTGATCTATCGAATCCTGATCTTCTACATCGGTGCGCTGGTCGTACTGCTGTCGCTGACGCCATGGGACAGCCTGCTCACCACCCTCAACGCCTCCGGCGACGCCTACAGCGGCAGCCCGTTCGTGCAGGTGTTCTCGATGCTGGGCAGCAACACCGCTGCGCATATCCTCAACTTCGTGGTCCTGACCGCCGCGCTGTCGGTGTACAACAGCGGCACTTACTGCAATAGCCGCATGCTGTTGGGCATGGCCGAGCAGGGCGATGCGCCCAAGGCCTTGGCGAAGATCGACAAGCGCGGCGTACCGGTACGCTCCATCCTCGCGTCGGCGGCGATCACCCTGGTGGCGGTGCTGATGAACTACCTGATCCCGCAACACGCGCTGGAACTGCTGATGTCGCTGGTAGTGGCCACGCTGGTGATCAACTGGGCGATGATCAGCTTCTCCCACTTCAAGTTCCGCCAACACATGAACCGCACCGGCCAGGTGCCGCTGTTCAAGGCGTTGTGGTACCCGTACGGCAACTATGTGTGCCTGGCGTTCGTGGTGTTTATCCTGGTGATCATGCTGATGATTCCGGGGATCCAGGTGTCGGTGTACGCGATCCCGGTGTGGGTGGCGTTTATGGCGGTGTGTTACTGGGTCAAGAACAAGCGCAGTGCCCGCGCAGCCATGGGCACAACGGGGACGGTTCTGGAGTAG
- the rluB gene encoding 23S rRNA pseudouridine(2605) synthase RluB translates to MNDKDQNDSQEIGPAGEKLQKVLARIGVGSRRDVEAWITQKRIKVNGVEATLGQRVDLHDAITIDGKVIKREEAAESVRRVIMYNKPDGEICTRDDPEGRPTVFDKMPKPKEGRWINIGRLDINTTGLLMFTTDGELANRLMHPSYEMDREYAVRVRGEVDDEMIERLKAGVVLEDGPAKFTDIKQAPGGEGFNHWYHCVVMEGRNREVRRLWESQGLVVSRLKRVRFGPVFLNSDLPMGRWREMSQYEVDILSAEVGLTPVAMPQMNAKSKDKLERMQRKSSRPVARTERVARTLRPALNAPATGGRISREPQIEGERRPTAPSRQEGERAPRAPRPAPAGGRSNRGEADRPADNASTKRPAKPAANKRPGPKLVADEPSGKRRGAPAGSGQRPGFGRKKPQ, encoded by the coding sequence ATGAACGACAAAGACCAGAACGACAGCCAGGAAATCGGCCCAGCAGGCGAAAAACTGCAAAAGGTGCTGGCGCGTATCGGCGTGGGCTCGCGCCGCGACGTCGAAGCCTGGATCACCCAGAAGCGCATCAAGGTCAACGGCGTCGAGGCCACCCTCGGCCAGCGCGTCGACCTGCACGATGCAATCACCATTGATGGCAAGGTCATCAAGCGTGAAGAGGCCGCCGAATCGGTGCGTCGCGTGATCATGTACAACAAGCCGGACGGCGAGATCTGCACCCGTGACGACCCGGAAGGCCGTCCGACCGTGTTCGACAAGATGCCCAAGCCCAAAGAAGGTCGTTGGATCAACATCGGACGTCTGGACATCAACACCACCGGCTTGCTGATGTTCACCACTGACGGTGAACTGGCCAACCGCCTGATGCACCCGTCCTACGAGATGGACCGCGAATACGCCGTGCGTGTACGTGGCGAAGTCGATGACGAGATGATCGAGCGCCTCAAGGCGGGCGTGGTGCTGGAAGACGGCCCGGCCAAGTTCACCGACATCAAGCAGGCGCCAGGTGGCGAAGGTTTCAACCACTGGTACCACTGCGTGGTGATGGAAGGGCGTAACCGTGAAGTGCGTCGCCTGTGGGAATCCCAGGGCCTGGTGGTCAGCCGCCTGAAGCGCGTGCGTTTCGGTCCGGTGTTCCTCAACTCCGACCTGCCGATGGGCCGCTGGCGCGAAATGAGCCAGTACGAAGTCGACATCCTCAGTGCCGAAGTCGGCCTGACACCGGTCGCGATGCCGCAGATGAACGCCAAGAGCAAAGACAAGCTTGAGCGTATGCAGCGCAAATCGTCGCGTCCTGTGGCACGTACCGAGCGTGTGGCCCGCACCCTGCGCCCGGCGCTGAATGCACCGGCAACCGGCGGTCGTATCTCCCGTGAGCCGCAGATCGAAGGTGAGCGTCGCCCAACCGCGCCATCGCGCCAGGAAGGTGAACGTGCGCCACGTGCACCGCGCCCGGCCCCGGCCGGTGGTCGCAGCAACCGGGGTGAAGCGGATCGCCCGGCCGATAACGCCAGCACCAAGCGTCCAGCCAAGCCGGCGGCGAACAAGCGCCCTGGCCCGAAACTGGTCGCGGACGAGCCGTCGGGCAAGCGCCGTGGCGCCCCGGCCGGTTCGGGTCAGCGTCCTGGTTTTGGTCGCAAGAAGCCGCAGTGA
- a CDS encoding DUF1289 domain-containing protein: MSSTKDPCISLCKFNADICVGCGRSKREIRAWKKLDKADKRTVLAEAELRLLALGATGRRKSK; encoded by the coding sequence ATGAGTTCCACCAAAGACCCCTGCATCAGCCTCTGCAAATTCAACGCCGACATCTGCGTCGGCTGTGGCCGCAGCAAGCGCGAGATCCGCGCCTGGAAGAAACTCGACAAGGCCGACAAACGCACGGTCCTGGCCGAAGCCGAACTCCGATTGCTGGCCCTGGGCGCCACCGGTCGGCGGAAAAGCAAATGA
- the scpB gene encoding SMC-Scp complex subunit ScpB, translating to MNLTEPRELAPLLEAFLLASGKPQSLERLFELFEEAERPEPSVFKKALEILRKSCDGRAFELREVASGYRLQIREKFSPWVGRLWEERPQRYSRAMLETMALIAYRQPITRGEIEDVRGVAVNSHIVKTLLEREWIRIVGYRDVPGKPAMFATTKVFLDHFNLKNLDDLPPLAELREMEAEPVLDFDDAPVPASLQELADASAEPEEPKDETSFHTLLLELDDMEQGIKTDFDDLLRDGAAEPETQPNVEGEPEVEAEPEPEPEPEPEEDILGVAEAREKLLAAVAALEQPPLSDEEDEARALAEAIEAERRQFED from the coding sequence ATGAATCTGACTGAACCCCGCGAACTGGCGCCGCTGCTGGAAGCCTTCCTACTGGCCTCAGGTAAGCCGCAATCCCTGGAACGCCTGTTCGAACTCTTTGAAGAAGCCGAGCGCCCTGAGCCGTCGGTGTTTAAGAAGGCGCTGGAAATCCTGCGCAAATCCTGCGATGGCCGCGCCTTTGAATTGCGCGAAGTGGCGTCGGGTTACCGCCTGCAGATCCGTGAGAAGTTTTCCCCGTGGGTCGGCCGTTTGTGGGAAGAGCGTCCGCAACGTTATTCGCGGGCGATGCTGGAGACCATGGCGCTGATCGCCTATCGCCAGCCGATTACGCGTGGCGAGATCGAAGATGTGCGGGGCGTGGCGGTCAACAGTCATATCGTCAAGACCTTGCTGGAACGCGAGTGGATCCGCATCGTCGGCTACCGCGACGTGCCCGGCAAACCGGCGATGTTCGCCACCACCAAGGTGTTTCTCGACCATTTCAACCTGAAAAACCTCGACGATTTGCCGCCGCTGGCCGAACTGCGCGAGATGGAAGCCGAGCCGGTGCTCGATTTTGACGACGCGCCCGTCCCCGCAAGCCTGCAGGAATTGGCCGATGCCAGCGCCGAGCCGGAAGAGCCGAAGGACGAGACCAGTTTCCATACGTTGCTGCTGGAATTGGACGACATGGAGCAGGGCATCAAGACTGACTTTGATGACCTGCTGCGTGACGGTGCCGCCGAACCTGAAACTCAACCGAACGTTGAGGGTGAGCCTGAAGTCGAAGCAGAGCCAGAGCCAGAGCCAGAGCCAGAGCCGGAGGAAGACATCCTTGGCGTGGCTGAAGCGCGCGAAAAACTCCTCGCCGCCGTCGCCGCTCTCGAACAACCGCCCCTGAGCGACGAGGAGGACGAAGCCCGCGCCCTGGCAGAAGCCATCGAAGCCGAGCGTCGCCAGTTCGAAGACTGA
- a CDS encoding segregation and condensation protein A, whose protein sequence is MEVFLEAFEGPLDLLLYLIRKQNINILDIPVAEITRQYMGYVELMQSVRLELAAEYLVMAAMLAEIKSRMLLPRSETVEAEEDDPRAELIRRLQEYERFKAAAEGIDGLSRVGRDVVVPKLDAPEARARKLLPDVSLEELLMSMAEVLRRGDMFESHQVSREALSTRERMSDVLERLKGGGFVPFVELFTKEEGRLGVVVTFMAILELVKESLVELVQNEPFAAIHVRARAE, encoded by the coding sequence CTGGAAGTCTTCCTTGAAGCGTTCGAGGGTCCGCTGGACTTGCTGCTGTACCTGATCCGTAAACAGAACATCAACATCCTCGACATTCCGGTGGCGGAAATCACCCGCCAGTACATGGGCTATGTCGAGTTGATGCAATCGGTACGTCTGGAATTGGCCGCCGAATACCTGGTGATGGCCGCCATGCTCGCCGAGATCAAGTCGCGCATGCTGCTGCCGCGTTCGGAAACGGTGGAAGCCGAAGAAGACGACCCGCGCGCCGAGCTGATCCGCCGCCTGCAAGAGTACGAACGCTTCAAGGCCGCCGCCGAAGGCATCGACGGCTTGAGCCGGGTGGGCCGCGACGTAGTAGTGCCCAAGCTCGACGCCCCCGAAGCCCGCGCACGCAAACTGCTGCCGGACGTGAGCCTGGAAGAGTTGCTGATGTCCATGGCCGAGGTGCTGCGCCGGGGCGATATGTTTGAAAGCCACCAGGTCAGTCGCGAGGCGTTGTCGACTCGCGAGCGCATGAGCGATGTGCTGGAGCGCCTGAAGGGCGGTGGTTTTGTGCCTTTTGTAGAACTGTTTACTAAAGAAGAAGGGCGCCTGGGGGTGGTGGTGACCTTTATGGCGATCCTTGAATTGGTCAAGGAGTCCTTGGTCGAGCTGGTCCAGAATGAGCCTTTTGCGGCTATCCACGTGCGGGCGCGAGCCGAATAA
- a CDS encoding PHP domain-containing protein, translating to MNVDLHCHSTASDGALAPAVLVARAFEKGVRVLALTDHDTLEGLDEARETAHSLGMQLVNGVELSCTWGGATIHVLGYGFDQQAPPLVQAIADLHDGRWLRSEEISRKLSLKGMPNALDGARAIQQELGDSGNAPARPHFADWMVREGFVKDRAEAFRKWLGAGKLGDVKQHWPTLEDTVGTLRASGAWVSLAHPWHYDFTRSKRRKLISDYIGAGGHAIEVVNGHQPAEQVGSLAILAREFGLLVSAGSDFHGPGGWSEIGEYRQVPEDLPLLSGRFKHDPIIATV from the coding sequence GTGAATGTTGATTTGCACTGCCACAGCACGGCCTCCGACGGCGCCCTGGCGCCCGCGGTACTGGTTGCGCGTGCGTTTGAAAAAGGCGTGCGAGTCCTGGCGTTGACCGACCACGACACCCTCGAAGGCCTCGACGAAGCCCGCGAAACCGCGCATTCATTGGGCATGCAACTGGTCAACGGCGTGGAATTGTCCTGCACCTGGGGCGGCGCCACCATTCATGTGCTCGGCTACGGCTTCGATCAGCAAGCCCCGCCGTTGGTGCAGGCCATCGCCGATTTGCACGATGGCCGCTGGCTGCGGTCCGAAGAAATAAGCCGCAAGCTCAGCCTTAAAGGCATGCCGAACGCCCTCGACGGCGCCCGCGCCATCCAGCAGGAGCTGGGCGACAGCGGCAATGCACCGGCCCGGCCGCACTTTGCCGACTGGATGGTGCGTGAAGGGTTCGTCAAGGATCGCGCCGAAGCCTTCCGCAAATGGCTGGGTGCTGGCAAGTTGGGGGATGTGAAGCAACACTGGCCGACCCTGGAAGACACGGTCGGGACCCTGCGTGCCTCCGGCGCCTGGGTGAGCCTGGCGCATCCCTGGCATTACGATTTCACCCGCAGCAAGCGCCGCAAGCTGATCAGCGACTATATTGGAGCGGGCGGCCACGCGATCGAAGTGGTCAATGGGCATCAACCCGCCGAACAGGTCGGCAGCCTGGCGATCCTTGCCCGCGAATTTGGTCTGCTGGTCAGCGCCGGCAGTGATTTTCATGGCCCAGGTGGGTGGTCCGAAATCGGCGAGTATCGCCAGGTACCCGAAGACCTGCCGCTCTTGTCGGGGCGATTCAAGCATGACCCCATTATTGCCACCGTCTGA